The Flavobacterium sp. 140616W15 sequence GCGGGTTGGGAGCTCCTAAAAAAAATAATAAAATGAAAAAAATAATAGTTTTAAGTTTGGTTTTAGTTTGCAATTTTACTTTTGCTACAACGGTAAAAGATAGTATTTCGAGCTTTACATTTCAGCGTTTGGCAATGATGGAAGACTTTGATTGCGATGCTTGTGGCTGTTCTGCAAGTGGTGGAAGCATGGGTTTTAGCTCGATGTTAAATACTAATTTTGTTGGAATACGTTATTTCAACCAAAGTTATACGAGCCGCGATGGTATTTTTGCTAATTCTCCCTGGATAGATGAAAATTTTAATACGGTTCAGGCTTGGGCAAGAATTCCTGTTAGTAAGAGAGTTCAGATTTCGGCATTGGTTCCGTATCATTTTCATAGCCGTGAATTAACCACAGGAACTGAGAGTATTTCGGGATTAGGAGATATTTCGGTAATGGCGCTTTATACTGTGTTTGAAACGCAAAAAGACAGTACTGTTTTTACACATAAAGTTGAATTTGGTGGTGGTGTAAAAATGCCAACAGGGAAATTTAATGAGGCGAATAATGCAGGGAGTGTAAACAAAAGTTTCCAGTTAGGAACAGGAAGTTGGGACTATTTGCTAGTTTCTGAATATGTAATTAAGAGAAAGAATCTGGGGCTGAATACTATGTTGAACTACGTTATAAAAACCGAAAATGAACAGAAATACCAATATGGGAACCAGTTTAATTATTCAGGAACATTCTTTTATTTATTTGATTTGCCATCTGTGCAATTAGTTCCTCAATTGGGTTTTGCCGGTGAAGTTTATGCTACAAACAGACAACACGGATTAGACTTGCCAAATACAGCGGGAGATATTCTTTTTGGGAAATTTGGATTAGAGGTTGGGAAAGATAAATTTTCGGTTGGTGTAAATGGAATGCTTCCTATAAACCAAAACTTGTCTAGTGGCGCTATGGAGGCTAATTATCGTTGGAGTATAAATCTGAATTATACACTGTAGCTGGATTCATAATCTTTGAGATTTATTAAGTTTGCTTTGTAAGATTTATATGTTAATTTCACGATGTTTTATTTGTAGATATGAAATTAAGAAAAATAACTATCGAGGATGAGGTTTATCTATATGTGATGAAGGGAAATATCGATTTTTCTTCTCAAGAGAGCACATTGTCATTAAAAATATTTCTAAGCGATTATAAGCAAACCCCATTGTTCGTTAATTTTGTAACCTGGGATGATCCAATAATTGGTCATCCTTTGAATTTTGGATTTCCTCTTTTTAAACTATTAACTGGCGAAAAAGAGGTTGTTAATCTGAATAGACCTAAATATGTTAGAGAATGTATTTTATATGGTTTGGAAAAAGGATGGAATGGGAAAAATAAATTGGAACCACTTGATGGATTAGAAATATTAAGTAATCTGGGTTACGATGTTTCTATTTTAACCATTAAAAAAGAGGATAGCACTAAATAAGACTAAATAAGAGAAGACTTCTATATCAATACGTTTAAAAACTTGTGGATATGGGAGTTTTTTTATGCGTGATGGTTAAGGGAAATTATACGCTATTATGATGGTTTGTAAGAATAGGTTTTTAAATTTGTGATGCGATTGAGCAAATTAAAATAGATAGAAGTAAAGAGAAAGAATGGAGTTAAATAAGAAAAGTAAAAATAGGGTTCTTAAAGCTGTTAATAGTGAAATGTCTTATAAGAAATTAACTGCTTCCGAGTTACATCAGTTCGTTCAGCATTGGAATTATGATGATGGTATTGAGCCTTTTAATTGGATCGTAAAGCAAAAGATTTGTGATAAAGGCACCGCTCTTTGTTTGTATTGGTTTCTTCAGCCCGATTATTTTTGCAAGTTTAAAAATGAAGACGAAATAAAAGAGGATGTAAATTATGAAACGTATAAGTTAATAAAAGAAATTGAGCAGCGATACTGTAACAGTTTTTATGAGGATGAGAATTTCTCTTTCAATCCTAAAGATGAATTTTTGGATGAAAATTCTAATACGAGATGTATTCCTAAAGAAATGCT is a genomic window containing:
- a CDS encoding transporter codes for the protein MKKIIVLSLVLVCNFTFATTVKDSISSFTFQRLAMMEDFDCDACGCSASGGSMGFSSMLNTNFVGIRYFNQSYTSRDGIFANSPWIDENFNTVQAWARIPVSKRVQISALVPYHFHSRELTTGTESISGLGDISVMALYTVFETQKDSTVFTHKVEFGGGVKMPTGKFNEANNAGSVNKSFQLGTGSWDYLLVSEYVIKRKNLGLNTMLNYVIKTENEQKYQYGNQFNYSGTFFYLFDLPSVQLVPQLGFAGEVYATNRQHGLDLPNTAGDILFGKFGLEVGKDKFSVGVNGMLPINQNLSSGAMEANYRWSINLNYTL